The Plectropomus leopardus isolate mb chromosome 1, YSFRI_Pleo_2.0, whole genome shotgun sequence sequence TAACAGGCACATAAACAGTTTTCACAGACTAAATTTAGAGACAGAAAGTGCAGTGCATATGCTTACTGCTTTAAGCTGTGGTATGTGGTTAAGACCCTAATATTCTGGGGCACACCTGTACTTTCACTGACCTCATTTCTAATCCCAGCACACATTCTGGCCTACATCCCCACCGTCCCCTTCTACCTCTAATAAAGTAAGATTTTATTCAGCTAGCACTAGTCACGGCTATGTTTGTTTGGACTGTTTTGACTATTACTAGGCTGTATATTATGTTAAAAGTACTTGTGTTACTTTGTATAtatgtgtgactgtgtatgtgtgtgtgtgtgtgtatttgttatactatacaaataTACCTTTAATCTCATGCCATGTCTTTCCCATCATACTGCTGCACCAGATGCAGTCATGCCATCCAGCAGTGTGTCATAATGCCACACCAGACtgtcaacatgtttatttctgctataaagcattttaacatgtgggTCTATGGggacttttggagccagcctcaagtggccagttgATGAACTGCAGTCTTTCAGGCTTAGTTGTCACAGACCGTAAGCAGCAGATACCTTGGAGAAAAAACGCGAATGTAGAGAGGCAAAACgccaaacaagagtgaatctgCACCGGGCTTTTACAGGTGAGCATATTTACAAACAGTAAGTGACAATTATAGCCCTGATGCACTTGGCCAACTGTTAGCTATTGGTCAGTGTCAGGCTGGAGAGTTATGGCACAGAGCctctcacacaggtgcagaaCGTACACCGATTAGCCAAAACATTGAAACCACTGATGGATGAAGTGGATAATACTGATCATCTCGTTATAATACAATTCTTTGCTCGGAAACCTTTGGCTCCTGACATGCATCACCGAAACACTGTTACAGACCAAATACATCCCCCCATGGCAGCACACTCCCAAATGGCAGCAggacaacacacaaacacaaaagggaGCCAGGAGTACGAACAAAAAGCAAGCTTCAATGctgaaagtgtaaaaaaaccccaaaaaacccaaaaaacaaacaggtatccaaaaatgcaaaatacaaatgaaacacaaagaaaaactaaactgaaaccaaCCAGATAACGGAGAGAACTTGGGTGAAGAACAGGGCAGGAACACTGCAGGATACAGCAGGGAACAGGCAGGACTGACTGCAGAGCAAACATCTGCATGTACAACAGACTAACTGACAAAAGGAAAcacacaggtatatatacacagatGTGGAACTAAtcaatacaacaacaaacaccTGAGTTGGGTGGACACAGGAAAGAGGAGGGAAACATAGGGATTGGACAGCAAATGAAAGTGAGGCGGGGAATACAAGGGAGGAGCAAACAAGACTGAAACAGAGCAGGTGTGCAGGGGAGACTAACAGGGGAGTGCAGGAAAGACTGATAAAACACAAGTGAAACAAAtcagggagacacagagacacatgaggagttaaaaaaaacaaaataaaacaggaaacaaggaaaacaagaaacaggaacaggaaaccccaaaacaaaatccACTATAAACTCAAAATATCCAAATCATGAAACCATGCCAAACcctaaaaactgctcaggaataGCCTGAGGGATGTGACAAAGACGTGAGGGCATCAACCAGGCCTCCATAGTCCCCAGATCCAAATCTGATCGAGCATCTGTGGGACAAGCACAGTAACATACCTCCCAACCTACAGGAATCAAACGGTCTTATGCCACTGTCTTCACACCTCAGGACACGCCCCAGAAGTCTTGTTCCTCCCTCCCATTTTTCAAGTACATTTTGATCCACTTCATTTTAAAAGTGGAATGCAGTGTCAGAGTCTAAACCATCAAATGAACCACCACTGAGCTTgtaaatcattacatttttttaaacgagatttcctttttctatataaaatcaaacaagCTCTTGTCCATTTTTGTACGACATCTTTTGAGAAATCGAGAGATGATGCTGTGCTCTTCCACCAAGCAATTTATTTGAAGTACACTTCGAATATATATTTTGACCCTGGGCTTCACAGTAACACATTTGAAGATACAATACCTGCAGTGATAGAGGAAATGAATAAGAAAGATCAGCATGACAGTGGCAGTACAGATATTAacacaaatgtatgtttttgtttcccaCAGTACATAGTTGTATGGccgaaaataataataataaagtaaaaaaatccatttacGCCACCAAGATATGAAAGTCATTTTGATTaatcagaaaatattaaaaagaaacaccTCAACTGTGATGGGAAAACacttgttttacatttctgcatttgtCAGCTGTGTATAGACTGATGTAATAGTTTATTtctaatttgatttctttgcagCTGATAGGGAGAACTGCTTGCATCAGCTGCCATacgaaaaaggaaacaaagcgAGGGTAATTCAACAATGTAAGTTGGTTCATTCAACATTAAAACACTAAagttaaattatacaaaattaaTTCTGACTAATTAATGATGACAAATTAATTCTGTCTTTGACATGCCAGTAATGTCTTtgcctaaaaatatatattttcgaAACTCGAAATTTGTAGAATACAATTATTAATGCAATATGGAGATAGATTTATCTCAATATTATTTGTGTGACCAGATCAACAATCACTGCgtaactataaatatataaaactttccataaataaaaatatcaaactcaCAAAACTATTTTGTAAGTATAGAACAGATCTGCATATACAAAAACAAGTTagacaaataaaatgatatcagtgaatacatttaataaataaataaataaataaatcttccCAGTAGTCacaactttttaatatttaggaCTACTTTTTATTGGTGAATTTCAATTCTGCACTCGGAGATTTGCTTTTTCTGAACACTgagtctttttaattttttttttaaattgtgcaatCTCTTATTTCTCTCTATATTTCAAtctttatatttgcaaaatagttttgcaaacatttttacaaaacgcttttgtgtttgtgaaagttGTTTTATACTTTAAATATGTACACACAAATATCTCCTTGCACAAATAATAGTGGAACAATCTATATTTAAGCATATGAGCTATTCATTCTGACTTAGCCAAACTTTTCACCATAAAGTAACATCCTAGACTGTCTGAGGGAAAAGGCTTATTTTTGGTGAGCGCTGCGGGGCAGGTAGGTAATAACGTAGCTGCTTccaaaaggaggaggagggcggcATGAAGCTCGTGCCTTTCCAAGTGACACGGTCTCCAGCCTCGCTAAGAAGCTGCAAGGCCTCTTGTAATGAACCAGATCGTAACACTTCTGTTCCCTCAGTTTTGATGAAAATCAAGCGAGTCTGCCGCTCCACAAGAGCTGCATGGATGGCACTCAGCAGGCCAGACCCCGGACCTGGATCTGGAGAGGCGGGAACTAAAATCACGGTGCGACTTTGCTCTACGCTGTCCAACACTGCGTCTGCTACAGCTGCAATCAATCAGAGTCCACATTTAATATGAgttcattaatatttttaggTCAAATCTCTGCAGAGTACATGTTAAATACATACCTGTCCCCAGTGAGACGTCACGATCATAAAGACAGAGACTGTAACCAAACTTTTCTTCTAAAACACTCTCCAGCCATTTTCTGTCACAAGCATTGAGTCCTGCGTCTGTGTCGCTCTTGTAATACATCAAAAAGGCATCATAGCTCTTTCCATCTAAGCaaacgacaaaaaaacaaaaaaagttttgccaGTACTGTCACATTGTGTTAAGTCAGAAGAAAGAAGATATTTTCCACTTAAACAAATACTTCAGCCACAAATGCCTCATTCTTCATGAACTGATGTAAACTGGGACCATGCTTAACTATATTATTGTAttaactatatcaaaacattattttacaaaCCCTCACACAACTTCTGCAATATAATATCAGTATACATAAAGTataaagtctcatttatccagttgtatggtCAGTATTACCcaaacacatgcttttttttttttgctaaaacattatGATTTGAAACATTTCCAATGATGGGAAGCACACTTCAAGTGTACCTTAACATGCATGTGCACTTGAGCTCCGCTTGAGCAGAGTTAAGAGTCCTGACAAACCAAGCCAACAGTCCGTCACTGGTCAGCGTTGGGTTGTCATGGAGCATCTTTCACTCTATGAGTCTTGCACCACCAACATTAGTCAGAGCCAGCGGAGACATCGGTGAGAGATATCACTCTGAATGTCAGTACAGCTCAGCGCacaagaggagaaacagaggtgATGAAAGCAAACGGCTCAAGGCAAGAGGGCATGAGATCTAAACAAACTTGCTATACATCTGTCTTGTTGGTCTgctggttttccttttttatcagaatcagaatcagaaatactttattgatccccgagggGAAATTGCCTAATTGCCTTAATGATGAATCCAGACTCTTATTGTTTGCTGGAACTGAGAGTCATTTCCTTTCATGCAGGCACAGAATGTACTTGCtagttggctgtagtctttgctgtgtgttcaagtgcaactttttggccaagatgCATGTTACAAGAGGCGATGCGTAGTTGACCTTCATCGCCACttgttctttgatgttggtttggtgtgtctgagccttaaaatgcatgcatgttcCATATGCACATTATTTGGTTGTGCACGGGACCATTACTGATGTttgaaatcaaaaatgttttagcgAAACTGCATctgtttgggaaatactgagcatacgactggataaatgagacttggatggTATTGCACAAGTTGTATGAGattttgtaaactgatgtttgaatatagattttataaatattatttatggcAGTCTTTGCCAGTATTGATAGAACAGTTGCATAGACAGGAATGGGGAGAGACAGATTACATGCAAGAGCCATGGCATGGAACTGAGCATGGGCTACTTCACAGCACTCAGCCTATACGGGGCTTACACTCTACAACGTGAACTAGAGGCTAGTATAGTTCAGTACAATATAGTTTCTCTGTAGTTAACCATGGTCCctgtttagtttaatttatgaggaagacatgcaagaaaagcaatgttttcTACACAAATTCAAGGTCACACACAGTGAGTAACTAACAAACAAATGgccattttgcaggtgaagtgttcctttaaaaatatactaGTGGTGAACCGAAAACATGACTCCCACCTGAGGTGCGGCTATGGCAGCCAAGAGTGTCTCTTAGGAACAGGGTGATGTCAATTTTGAACCTCACATAGATAACTTCTGTCAAAACCATCACCACAAAAATACCAGCAAAGCCAAGAAACTGTGGCAGGTTAGAATGGCGAGCTGTAGGAAAATGTAGGGAGAGAATACATTTATTACTAATTGAAACATTCATTAACagtaaaagactgaaaaaatgacacttgAATGTGCGAATGAAAGTGAGCTCAAATTTAACTCTGAAATTATAAGTCATTTAATCTGTGagtagactgaaaaaaaatatgttcaggctttcctgacatttttttaaactaaactaaacaatgAATGAGttaccattattattaccattaccATTATTACTGCCCTGTGATTGTATGCCTCTAAGCAGCAGTCAAGTCTCTCTTATAGTTTAAATCcatatctgtgaaaaaatggatgcttcacacccatcttttccctcagcagcacagaagatctacacaaCCAGCACAGTTTGAAGGTGGACACTCAACATTAGGgtcaccaattcaatatctgaTCAAttatctccccttctgttcccgAGATATGACACTGAGTAATAGTTggagaagtgtttttgcagaacattatgatgtaacaatgaagttgacctttgaccttttggatataaatgtAATCTCTTCAGCAGTACAATGTACAATGTACAATGTACATTTCTGTGACATTTGCTCATAATTAGCGTgagaattcttgagttatggtaaaaaacatggtttgtgaggtcacagggaccttgaacTTGTCATTTGGGCCATCGAATTCGAAACAGGTCAttcttcagtccaagtggacatttgtgtcaaatgtgAAGAATTTTCCTAAAGTGTTATcaaaatattgtgttcacagaaacagacagacacagtcacagtgaccttgacctttgaccaccaacattGAATCAGTTCAATCTTAAGTCGAAGTGAGCttttggtgccaaatttgaaaataattgatTTAAGGTGTTCTAAAGAGATCTCTTTTTataagaatgggacagacatggtcacagtgacactgacctttgacccccaaaatctaatcacttcctTGATAAACCAAGGGGAGGTTTGTGTCAAATATGAGGCAAATTCATCAAGGTGTTTGTGAGATATTGCAtccatgagaatgagacagacggacggacaaactgaaaacataatgcctctggctacggcataaaaatgacaatggtTAGTTGCAGTTCCACTCAAAAACTTGATAGAAAACTTAAGTAAATCCATCTTGCATACGTTTTTGCGCCAAGGTGATGGTGACTTGCTTTGGTCTGATCATTTCAGAATCAGATTGAAGTTTACAGGTGTAATTTTTTGATAGATCATCTTTTGACATGTTTCTGAAGACTAGAGATACTGTTATCTTTATTTCCCCAGCATTGTCTTCTCTGAAAAGGAaattgagaaagaaaaacagttatatgtgtgtgtgtggtcatgtTAAACATTAATTCCAAAATTGGTTGTAAGAGCTGGTATGGCTGTGTAAAATCTTTACCGTGTGACATTGTAGTAAACTGGAAAGCTGCTGTTCCTTTCCACAACTGATTCCCCACTGTGCCAGAAAACATCATCACTGTCTGAGTGGATGACGGCTTCGCAATCTATCACCTTTGGTGCGCCTAGAAAAAAGCCATGTTTACACAAGTAGTCATTTATAAAGATAGTAAATGCTTGTATTTATATCCAACTGTTTGTATTGATGCTACAATGAAGCTCACCCAGATCTACAGGGAATCGTTCCCCCTCTTTTGGTGAAGTGATGCTCCCaggtttttcagttttttctgtgtgcaaaaaagggagaaaatgctttacatttttgtttttatgaacacATAAAGATAAACAtatcaataaagaaaaaagcttttttctcactctttgGTTGAACATCAAGCTCCACTGTAAAGGTCATGTTATATATTTGACCGTAATACAGGTAAGATCTGGTACAGGTGTAAACACCCTGGTCTTTCTTTTCCACACGTGAGCGGTAACCATCTGTTGACCATGACTCGCCCTCCTGCAAGATGGGATATACATCTTAATTATAAAGCTCGAAATGAATCCagtaaaaatgttgcaacaaaTTGTGCATGATGCAGTTTCATCAATTAcataatcaaatttaatttgtaCTGAAAGTTCGGCCATGTTTACATACCTTGTGCCAAACAATGCCATTGCTGGTAATATTCGGGATATTTGCAGCTGGGATGTTTACAGCAGGGCAATACAATGTGCAGGTCTCTTGTGTGTAACATGTTTGAGGGTACTGGGTACTctcttctgtctgtgttgtgtaaACTGTCAGCCTGAACCAGGACGACCTACCGGCATTCCTGTCATgtcaataaatgaaaagaaaagttactTTATAGGTTTCACATTACCTTTTAATCACAACCACTCACTATGAATGTGAAAGGAGGctttaaagcagtggttcccaactgttTGGCCGtagtccaaaagtgggttgcaGGTCCACTCTGAAAGGATCGCAAGTAACTTGTGAACATGttaagtttgtgaaaaaaattagattttaaggTACATTGAATCATTGGCACAGAGATTTTATTCTTaagtgc is a genomic window containing:
- the LOC121944830 gene encoding interleukin-18 receptor 1-like; the encoded protein is MWRPCSQNMILTALESVCCAVLQDMMVKVLLLHLCFLFASFQGVCPQTLRVINVKAGEMVALYCPCGRGTNIGDAEVTWSSYTSQETHLSNMSSAQQRQMGLLVHGRSLVVFNASVKHEGNYTCSHGNAGRSSWFRLTVYTTQTEESTQYPQTCYTQETCTLYCPAVNIPAANIPNITSNGIVWHKEGESWSTDGYRSRVEKKDQGVYTCTRSYLYYGQIYNMTFTVELDVQPKKKTEKPGSITSPKEGERFPVDLGAPKVIDCEAVIHSDSDDVFWHSGESVVERNSSFPVYYNVTREDNAGEIKITVSLVFRNMSKDDLSKNYTCKLQSDSEMIRPKQVTITLAQKPRHSNLPQFLGFAGIFVVMVLTEVIYVRFKIDITLFLRDTLGCHSRTSDGKSYDAFLMYYKSDTDAGLNACDRKWLESVLEEKFGYSLCLYDRDVSLGTAVADAVLDSVEQSRTVILVPASPDPGPGSGLLSAIHAALVERQTRLIFIKTEGTEVLRSGSLQEALQLLSEAGDRVTWKGTSFMPPSSSFWKQLRYYLPAPQRSPKISLFPQTV